The nucleotide sequence TATCCTCACTAACATTAATTCCTGATTCCTGATCAACAATTTTAAGATACGCCATTTCCAACAGGATTTGCGGGTGCTGAGTCCACTTCATGCTGTACAATATTGAATTAAGCCCTTCAATAATTCGATGTAATGACGTAGTCTGATATTGCCTTGCTACCTCTGGAAACTTAGAATCTTGTTCAACACGCTCTTTGATTTCCTCTAACCCTGGAGCCATATTATAAATCATCATATCACGATAGTATTGTAACGTATCCTTTAATAGCTGTTCAGCATCTTTTCCTTCATTCATTAATTGATCAATGCGTTCTAGTAAAAGTTTTGCATCTCCTCGCAATGCAGCTTCTGCCATTTCTGAGATGGTTAAAGACGGAATGGCCCCTGTAATTTCAAGGATTTGATCGAGATCAACTTCCTTTTGATGTATAGAAGAAGCTTGATCTAGTAAGCTTAGTGCATCACGCATACCTCCAGCAGCAACCTTTGCAACAAAGGAGAGTGCTGCTGGTGTAATCTTAATCTCTTCCTCTTTACATATTTGACGCATTCGTTTTACCATCTCTTCTTGGCGAATACGATGAAAATCGAAGCGTTGGCACCTAGAAATAATCGTCATCGGAAGCTTATGTGGTTCTGTGGTTGCAAGAATAAAGAGGACATGTGGAGGTGGCTCCTCCAAGGTTTTCAATAGAGCATTAAATGCTTCTGTTGTTAACATATGGACTTCATCAATGATGTAGACTTTTTTTCGTACTTGTGTTGGAGCGTACTTCACCTGTTCACGAATATTCCGAATCTCTTCGATTCCCCGGTTTGATGCAGCATCTATTTCGATTACATCCACGATATTCCCATTTGTAATCCCAACACAGGCTTCACATTCATTACATGGTTCATCCGTTGGCCATGTAGCGCAGTTAACTACCTTTGCCAAGAGTTTAGCTACTGTGG is from Rubeoparvulum massiliense and encodes:
- the dnaX gene encoding DNA polymerase III subunit gamma/tau; translated protein: MAYKALYRVWRPQKFSDVFGQEHVVHTLQNACRENRIAHAYLLSGPRGTGKTTVAKLLAKVVNCATWPTDEPCNECEACVGITNGNIVDVIEIDAASNRGIEEIRNIREQVKYAPTQVRKKVYIIDEVHMLTTEAFNALLKTLEEPPPHVLFILATTEPHKLPMTIISRCQRFDFHRIRQEEMVKRMRQICKEEEIKITPAALSFVAKVAAGGMRDALSLLDQASSIHQKEVDLDQILEITGAIPSLTISEMAEAALRGDAKLLLERIDQLMNEGKDAEQLLKDTLQYYRDMMIYNMAPGLEEIKERVEQDSKFPEVARQYQTTSLHRIIEGLNSILYSMKWTQHPQILLEMAYLKIVDQESGINVSEDTTSAIAELTSRLEALEKRIDQMTQQVVNPKERTLSVVREAKKQATKVHQHTAGGDLRSISLIQHFLQRYQPEQTEEMIQQWDRVLLAIKERRVQAHAWLMNSEIVALTDQEILLAFKNEIHRVTTETKHKDLIEETINEVLGIPYQIRTVMKEEWDRAKENHVPSSTDEAIHTKEAKQEASSSPLLQQIIKMVGNDVIQTKP